The following proteins are co-located in the Flammeovirga kamogawensis genome:
- a CDS encoding response regulator, with the protein MFVSLIASSFSTILFCAYDFDQYKQKYIDDTKQLAKIIGDNNDASVELQQYIPAQRNLSELLADNTQITTGAIFDKEQRLFAFYSLKAISLAKKDSILNLKNLTLDKDWQLSHANTIPSYSQNDTNFSLIENILQIYVSTFDENGRINTVYLEADLNTIWDRLTTYLIMFTIIVSSVLLFVAMLSVPLQSSISKPILDLEKTAHIISKKKDYSIRINDKREDEIGLLIDAFNEMLSKIELQNESLIHAKEVAESSAKAKQDFLANMSHEIRTPINGVMGMAELLNDTLLNDEQYHLLKVLRGSADHLLVVINDILDISKIESGKLEFEKKEIQVYDTLSSIIETHKVETDKKGLNTILDIAKDVPKYVIGDPVRLKQILINLYSNAVKFTFNGSIIIAVVKVENNQNKLTLRFSVKDSGIGIEKEKLGSIFDSFTQASNETTRKFGGTGLGLSISKQLVELQGGKLHLESTPNLGSTFYFEITFDEFIEKNLTPPQITKAKKTSTIKPTSITKSILLVEDNEVNQMLVLRLLKKWGYKSDVADNGLIALKKLKEHKYDLILMDVHMPEMDGYTATKKIRTEFEEPLKSIPIIAMTASALKGEFERCKEAGMNDYISKPFKKDNLEEKVRSHTN; encoded by the coding sequence ATGTTTGTAAGTCTTATCGCTTCCTCTTTTTCTACAATTCTATTTTGTGCTTATGATTTTGATCAATACAAGCAAAAATACATTGATGATACTAAGCAATTAGCAAAAATTATTGGCGATAATAATGACGCTTCAGTAGAATTACAACAGTACATCCCTGCCCAAAGAAACTTATCTGAATTATTAGCTGATAACACACAGATTACAACAGGTGCAATATTTGATAAAGAGCAACGCTTATTTGCATTTTACAGTCTTAAGGCAATATCACTTGCAAAAAAAGATTCTATATTAAACCTTAAAAACCTCACTTTAGATAAAGATTGGCAACTATCTCACGCCAATACTATTCCCTCCTACTCACAGAACGATACAAATTTTTCACTTATAGAAAATATTTTACAAATTTATGTAAGTACTTTCGATGAAAATGGACGTATTAATACAGTTTATTTAGAAGCTGATCTAAATACAATTTGGGACCGATTAACCACTTATCTTATCATGTTTACTATAATTGTTAGTAGCGTGTTATTATTTGTTGCAATGTTGTCAGTTCCTCTACAAAGTAGTATTTCAAAACCTATACTTGATTTAGAAAAAACAGCACATATCATCTCAAAAAAGAAAGATTATTCAATAAGGATAAATGATAAAAGAGAAGATGAAATTGGCTTATTGATAGATGCATTTAATGAAATGTTGTCTAAAATTGAGCTCCAAAATGAATCATTAATTCATGCAAAAGAAGTGGCTGAATCTTCAGCAAAAGCCAAACAAGATTTCTTAGCTAATATGTCTCATGAAATTAGAACTCCAATAAATGGGGTTATGGGAATGGCTGAATTATTAAATGATACCTTACTTAACGATGAACAATATCATTTATTAAAAGTTTTAAGGGGCTCTGCCGATCATTTATTGGTTGTAATAAATGACATACTTGATATTTCTAAAATTGAATCAGGCAAGCTAGAATTTGAGAAAAAAGAAATTCAAGTATATGATACATTATCAAGTATTATAGAAACACATAAAGTTGAAACAGATAAAAAAGGATTAAATACTATTTTAGATATTGCTAAAGATGTACCTAAATATGTAATTGGTGATCCTGTACGTTTAAAACAAATACTTATAAACTTGTACTCAAACGCTGTTAAATTTACATTCAATGGTAGTATCATTATAGCAGTTGTAAAAGTCGAAAACAATCAGAATAAGCTTACTCTTAGATTTTCCGTTAAAGACTCTGGTATAGGCATAGAAAAAGAAAAACTAGGTAGTATTTTTGATAGTTTTACACAAGCAAGTAATGAAACAACACGTAAATTTGGTGGAACAGGACTAGGTCTAAGTATATCAAAACAACTTGTTGAGCTTCAAGGAGGTAAATTACATCTAGAAAGTACTCCTAATCTAGGAAGTACATTTTATTTTGAAATTACTTTTGATGAATTTATAGAAAAGAATTTAACCCCTCCTCAAATAACTAAAGCCAAAAAAACATCTACAATTAAACCTACTTCAATTACCAAAAGTATTCTACTTGTAGAAGATAATGAGGTAAACCAAATGTTGGTACTTCGTCTACTTAAAAAATGGGGATACAAATCTGATGTTGCTGATAATGGTTTAATTGCACTCAAGAAATTAAAAGAACATAAATATGATTTAATTTTGATGGATGTACATATGCCCGAAATGGACGGCTATACGGCTACAAAAAAAATACGTACTGAGTTTGAAGAACCTTTGAAATCAATTCCTATAATTGCAATGACTGCTTCTGCCTTAAAAGGTGAATTTGAAAGATGTAAAGAAGCAGGAATGAATGATTATATTTCGAAACCTTTCAAAAAAGACAACCTAGAAGAGAAAGTTCGATCTCATACAAATTGA
- a CDS encoding PD40 domain-containing protein — MAQTIEEADKLYEEEKFYEAFEMYQKISTRNISSCVIQYKIGLCYFNSPFKQKEAIHYFNSVIKNSCNDIPSEKYYYLASLLHLDEKYIEAINTYNLYLEETENQIRDFNDIKLRIKQCENGIKMKADMSQKMTTAIMDIPINTSYDEYAPIISKLDNFIVFSSKRQRDSFNYVYGDKYTFLPKNLQSTDNDIYLSYRKGIQFSHPYPQFEDKYRQAYPLFIQDGNYMLLYIELFSDQEGKGNIYETRVKKGRWLKPKKLNNKINSSFDEKGAFIANNGSTIYFSSNRPNGFGGFDIYKAIRVGKDDWSKPINLGPTINSENDEVFPFVHNDNKTLYYATNGVLSIGGFDIVSSIKEGATWSTPFNLGKEINTPYNEYQFSQIPSKRYSYFASDRQNKQSVGGFDIYNVFKPVHKMKRAIVTGTIQVKKDGNKLPLQLKVKDSNNITYRKYVYDPSIESDKFFMILFPGKNYSITIASEDIDLYTINIDLPKDTYRYQLDKSFTINDITVLNKVVGFDVQPQSTQFEITTFDEIDNQTKEESTDARYDALLMLMEMIVDRTDKDGLASLNALDDPFLDTSLSNVNNNDPDPYYTPLLDLIEKAFNEGNSNLLTTLDSVRGDSGDKIVKLPNNTANPKSILEQRYYFADDDFDITSENKKTLKEIAEFLKSRDDIELHVNWFSKKGSDEIKNQDTITQMRMNSILNYLSVSGVSQWKIKKKELLYKTSADEACILLSVSIK; from the coding sequence ATGGCTCAAACTATTGAAGAAGCTGATAAATTATATGAAGAAGAGAAGTTTTACGAGGCTTTTGAAATGTATCAAAAGATTTCAACTCGTAACATTTCATCATGCGTAATTCAATATAAAATTGGTCTTTGCTATTTCAACTCTCCTTTTAAACAAAAAGAAGCAATACACTATTTTAATTCAGTAATTAAAAATAGTTGTAATGACATTCCTTCTGAGAAATATTATTACTTGGCTTCTTTATTACACTTAGATGAAAAATACATTGAAGCAATTAATACCTACAATTTATATTTAGAAGAAACTGAAAATCAAATTCGTGATTTCAACGATATAAAACTTAGGATTAAGCAATGTGAAAATGGAATAAAAATGAAAGCTGATATGTCACAAAAAATGACAACAGCAATTATGGATATCCCAATAAATACTTCTTATGACGAATATGCTCCCATTATTTCAAAATTAGATAACTTCATTGTTTTTAGTTCTAAAAGACAAAGAGATAGTTTTAACTACGTTTACGGAGATAAATACACGTTCCTACCAAAAAATCTTCAGAGTACAGATAATGACATTTATTTATCGTACAGAAAAGGAATCCAATTTTCTCACCCCTACCCTCAATTTGAAGATAAATACAGACAAGCTTACCCTCTATTTATTCAAGATGGGAATTATATGTTATTATACATTGAACTTTTCTCCGATCAAGAAGGAAAGGGAAATATTTACGAGACGAGAGTAAAAAAGGGACGTTGGCTAAAACCTAAAAAACTAAATAATAAGATCAATTCTAGTTTTGATGAAAAAGGAGCATTCATTGCCAATAATGGCTCTACAATTTACTTTTCAAGTAACAGACCAAATGGCTTCGGAGGGTTTGATATCTACAAAGCAATTCGCGTAGGTAAAGATGATTGGTCTAAACCAATTAATCTTGGACCAACTATAAACAGCGAAAATGATGAAGTTTTTCCTTTTGTTCATAATGACAACAAAACTCTTTATTACGCTACGAATGGAGTGTTATCAATAGGAGGTTTTGATATTGTTTCTTCAATTAAAGAAGGTGCAACTTGGAGTACTCCTTTTAATTTAGGAAAAGAGATTAACACCCCTTATAATGAATATCAATTCTCTCAAATTCCAAGTAAAAGATATTCATACTTTGCCTCTGACAGACAAAATAAACAATCTGTAGGTGGTTTTGATATCTACAATGTGTTTAAACCTGTACACAAAATGAAAAGAGCAATTGTTACAGGTACAATTCAAGTTAAAAAGGATGGAAATAAGCTACCTCTTCAACTAAAAGTAAAAGACAGTAATAATATTACATACCGAAAATATGTGTATGATCCATCTATAGAATCAGATAAGTTTTTCATGATTCTATTCCCAGGTAAAAACTACTCTATTACTATTGCTTCAGAAGATATCGACCTTTATACTATAAATATTGATTTACCAAAAGACACTTATAGGTATCAGTTAGATAAGTCATTTACAATAAACGACATAACAGTACTGAATAAAGTTGTTGGGTTTGATGTACAACCTCAATCCACTCAATTTGAAATAACAACTTTTGATGAAATTGACAATCAAACAAAAGAAGAAAGTACAGACGCTAGATACGATGCACTACTCATGCTAATGGAAATGATTGTAGATAGAACAGATAAAGATGGTTTAGCATCTTTAAATGCATTAGATGATCCATTTTTAGACACATCATTATCTAATGTAAATAATAATGACCCCGACCCCTATTATACCCCTTTATTAGATCTTATTGAAAAAGCTTTTAATGAAGGAAACTCAAACTTACTTACTACTTTAGATAGTGTAAGAGGAGATTCAGGAGATAAGATTGTTAAACTTCCAAATAATACCGCTAATCCAAAAAGTATATTAGAACAACGTTATTATTTTGCTGATGATGATTTTGATATCACATCTGAAAATAAAAAAACATTGAAAGAAATAGCTGAATTCTTAAAATCGAGAGATGATATAGAATTACATGTTAATTGGTTTTCAAAAAAAGGAAGTGATGAAATAAAAAATCAAGATACCATTACACAAATGAGAATGAATTCAATTCTCAATTACCTTTCTGTTAGTGGTGTATCTCAATGGAAAATCAAAAAGAAAGAACTACTTTACAAAACTTCTGCAGATGAAGCATGTATCCTTTTATCTGTAAGCATAAAATAA
- a CDS encoding YfiR family protein → MFITLFQVDTYAQFDEYERKAGMINTFAKFVNWPSQAFKEDNSLVLGILGDDPFGDVIDNMFRNRYVKGRVWKIKRAQTIKELKGSHIVFISKGFTSSQVKSFLEEIYDRNNSFVLTIGDNIPNFCKNGGIINLTPNGLYTLNLYSANTAQLTIDVKLLNLASDIIPYDPD, encoded by the coding sequence ATGTTCATTACTTTATTTCAAGTAGATACCTATGCTCAATTTGATGAATACGAACGTAAGGCTGGAATGATTAATACTTTTGCCAAATTTGTGAATTGGCCATCACAAGCTTTTAAAGAAGACAATAGCCTTGTTCTAGGCATTTTAGGTGATGACCCTTTTGGTGACGTTATTGATAATATGTTCCGTAATAGGTATGTAAAGGGCAGAGTATGGAAGATTAAAAGAGCACAAACTATAAAAGAACTAAAAGGTTCACATATTGTTTTTATATCTAAAGGATTTACCTCTTCTCAAGTAAAATCTTTTTTAGAGGAGATTTATGATAGGAATAATTCATTTGTCTTGACGATAGGTGATAATATTCCTAACTTCTGTAAAAATGGTGGCATTATTAATTTAACACCAAATGGTTTATACACTTTAAACCTTTATTCAGCAAATACTGCCCAGCTTACAATTGATGTAAAGTTATTGAACTTAGCAAGTGATATAATTCCATATGACCCAGATTAA
- the aroQ gene encoding type II 3-dehydroquinate dehydratase — MKLLILNGPNLNLLGKREPTIYGNTSFEEYFDQLTSKYPDVDMVYKQSNHEGTLVDIIHEYGFDYDGIVLNAGAYTHTSVAIADAIAGVETPVIEVHISNVHAREAFRHTSYMAKNCVGTIAGLGLKGYELAAQFFLEQ; from the coding sequence ATGAAGCTATTAATTTTAAACGGACCTAATTTAAATCTATTGGGTAAACGTGAACCTACAATTTATGGTAATACAAGTTTTGAAGAATATTTTGATCAATTAACTTCAAAATATCCTGATGTTGATATGGTGTACAAACAAAGTAATCATGAAGGGACATTAGTAGATATTATTCATGAATATGGGTTTGATTATGATGGAATTGTCTTAAATGCAGGTGCTTACACACATACTTCTGTGGCTATTGCAGATGCGATTGCTGGTGTAGAGACTCCTGTAATTGAGGTACACATAAGTAATGTTCATGCTAGAGAAGCCTTTAGACACACAAGCTATATGGCAAAAAATTGTGTGGGTACGATTGCAGGATTAGGGTTGAAAGGTTATGAACTAGCAGCTCAATTTTTTTTAGAACAATAG